The proteins below are encoded in one region of Helicoverpa zea isolate HzStark_Cry1AcR chromosome 21, ilHelZeax1.1, whole genome shotgun sequence:
- the LOC124640964 gene encoding uncharacterized protein LOC124640964, which translates to MSAQTLIANEVLAFIKHAIDYMDEVSILQICKTSFKEDEISSAKLLLFTTLGKVSQMPSRRRDGTEKSLQDIVTLLKETDPDDVPDFVAKDLHKLPPVTFDHVDVTRLLKDITLLKQSQAEMQHQLEVSNNTISDLRAELVALRNAISASRSPTDGDRNVNTRRGAQNASICSFESAGSNASPTAENACVATCAAAVPASTSVETMTRVGSSTPKRAYAAIVAAKKPVESQNSQVKIADTTKGGKKSRSKPNQVLRRQGPKVDTCDKDGFVKVEKRKKKKPPCRNQCGTALAGPNMLLRPAIPTTQLYVSRLHHSTKVEEVVEYLRVKTSWTLRVVRLEPRHNTNFNSFVVRVPTQGLEKVLKEDFWPKGVLYRRFRGRLRDTSQRNTTPTHRVH; encoded by the coding sequence GATCTGCAAAACCTCGTTCAAGGAAGATGAAATTAGCAGTGCTAAATTGCTGCTTTTCACGACGCTTGGCAAAGTTAGCCAGATGCCGTCTCGTCGAAGGGATGGCACAGAGAAGAGTCTCCAAGACATCGTCACGCTGTTGAAGGAGACCGACCCGGACGACGTGCCCGATTTCGTGGCGAAGGACCTGCACAAGCTTCCTCCCGTCACGTTCGACCACGTAGATGTCACCAGGCTGCTGAAGGACATTACACTCCTGAAGCAAAGCCAGGCCGAGATGCAGCATCAGCTGGAGGTGTCCAACAACACCATCAGTGATCTACGGGCAGAATTAGTAGCATTGCGCAATGCAATTTCTGCAAGTAGGTCACCTACCGACGGCGACAGAAATGTGAACACGCGTCGCGGGGCGCAAAATGCCTCCATCTGCAGTTTCGAGTCGGCGGGCTCGAATGCGTCACCTACTGCCGAGAATGCATGCGTTGCAACGTGTGCCGCCGCCGTCCCTGCCTCGACATCGGTAGAGACGATGACTCGTGTAGGTTCGTCAACCCCCAAACGAGCCTACGCAGCAATTGTAGCCGCTAAGAAGCCTGTTGAGTCACAAAACTCGCAGGTTAAAATAGCGGATACCACAAAAGGGGGTAAGAAGAGCCGATCGAAACCAAACCAGGTTTTGAGAAGGCAGGGTCCCAAGGTCGacacgtgcgacaaggatggtttcgtcaaggtcgagaagaggaagaaaaagaaacctccttgtcggaaccagtgcggtactgcgctggcggggcccaatatgctgctgcgtccagctattccgacgacgcagctgtacgtgtccaggctgcaccattccacgaaggttgaggaggtcgtggaatatctgcgcgtgaagaccagctggaccttgagggtcgtgaggttggaaccgcgtcacaacacaaattttaactcgttcgtggtgcgtgttccgacacaaggtctcgagaaggtcctcaaggaagatttttggccgaagggtgttctgtaccgccggtttcgtggccggctacgtgacaccagtcagcgtaacacgacgccgacacatcgtgtgcattag